The Streptomyces sp. P9-A4 genome contains a region encoding:
- a CDS encoding polymorphic toxin-type HINT domain-containing protein, whose amino-acid sequence MASINPQFEGAGRVSVKPVIGRTSAREGRPRRRRRRALVIVPLALALSIPIGLTPVAAEGTRGLGRPDVPKPRVGKIHEGSGPGAKKAREQVAKELQESTIQVMRARAEQLRPAWPAAGNADVTLSAGRTKVAPGGLPITLAPSGARNALRANGNATVTVLDQKVADQLGISGVVLTAEAQRAGGAEVSVGYGGFASAIGGGWAGRLRLVQLPACSLTTPQKAECRTQTPLPSRNDPRNQTVTSRVALAQSTDGGGVKPQLGSSASGATVMALTAAGADGAAPNGTGDYSATPLSASSSWSAGGSSGSFTWSYGFTLPPAAAGPTPSLSLGYDSGSIDGRTATTNNQGTSIGEGFSLTESYIERSYGSCDKDGHTGVFDRCWKYDNARIVLNGKSSRLVKADATNPTAATSEWKLENDDASKVTRSIGADNKDDNGEYWTVITGNGTKYVFGRDKLDGATTERTNSTWTTPVFGDDAGEPGHDAGTTFAEQSATQAWRWNLDYVEDTHGNATTYWYTAEKNYYKKNKATKADAEYVRGGYLKEIKYGLRKGALFTDDADAKVTFGYAERCTEGACSSLTKETAETWPDVPFDAICASGSAECLSQSPSFFTRKRLTGIDTHSWNATTGTYDAVDSWDLVQEYQDGGDIGDTSDHVLTLKSITQTAKAGTTAIKSNPLVFTYDMRPNRVDDNADHILALTRPRIRTIVSETGGITTVEMSPAECVRSQVLTAAEDTNTRNCYPQYWNINGSSTASVDWFHKYRVIGVLTSDLAGWNEPVENQYVYSGAAWHYNDDPFTPEDERTWSDWRGFREVTVYKGAVRTGVNRTKTVSLYMQGMHDDRNKNGTTKSVSIAPLTQPAIGLASVPDTDYYAGTLREQVTYDGAAPISATANLPWSRETARQSAVPDAGDHVSRFVRTQRTTSYTYLTASSSWRSRATSTVSFDDYGMPTEAVDLGDEDKSGDEVCTETWYARNAEAGLTNLVSRVRTVGLNCGYKEADLQLAAADGTRSNVMADTAISYDDIAWSTTMKPVKGLPTWTGRASAYGTGGAVTWQKTSVTAYDTLGRPTTVTDAQGSTMTTAYSPVDSGPLTRTTVTNPLTHKVTSYLDPRRGLAQRTYDANLKKTELAYDAMGRLTDVWLPNRNRSTQLPNTQYRYSLSNTTESWVSTASLKADGETYNTSYAIYDSLLRPLQTQTPTPQGGRLLTDARYNTLGSVYATYSDVFDTNVPGSKYARAMYGGAPKQTETVFDGAGRPTSNALYVKGTLKWTTSTTYTGDSTATTALDGGSATRAITDALGRTIETRAYAGPSPADAEYGATLGSSYTSTEFEYTRDGKQSKITGPDGAVWKYFYDQYGRQKTTEDPDKGTTRTEYDGLDRPVKVTTGSSTVVTGYDVLGRPTNTWSGMASDATLLTSRTYDTPLKGLPATSTRYVGGKTGKAYTKSVTAYDVLDRPATTELTLPATDPITPSVPGGKLTYQSTYRIDGSVDSTSEPALGGLASEVIGYGYGSLGQLSSVKGLNGYLQQADYSETGQVLQLTLGKGGAGDRNVYVTNRYEEGTDRLTLSHVTDQTHPYMLQHLTYAYDQAGNVTSIADPTILGGTTKAETQCFAYDGHSRLTEAWTPTSQNCGDTRNASALGGPAPYWTSYTYNTAGQRKTETQHLSTGNTATTYCYDPAKQPHALRYTTPRTTCGTAADPAKDKVYDYDTAGNTTKRPSDTAQQNLTWSPEGQLTTLTESTKSTDYVYDADGTLLIRNTKAGERVLYSGATELHRRDNGTTWAQRSYTADGTPIAVRTNETGTTQLQFLAGDHHGTQSLAISSDATQKPTKRYMTPFGAERSGAVGTWPTDKAFLNKTADKTTGLTHVGARQYDPKIGQFISVDPILSTDQHQSLNGYSYANQHPTTSSDPTGLREICGASGNSCTPSGVELTGTVPGDVQKPSQGGSTDVGTVTAGAGEASGTASSGGGGGGGGGGGSNRAAPAESYDLSWSNPFSEAFWGTISIAAHTSSLFGVLGDSDCWNGGAGAPGCDYGASFDQWVLEQGVDSTSDWYQVPGFVGEMIAHGRAGGGAGTTPRKTTPLPGGNCFLAGTLVLMGDGSTKEIQDVEIGDEVLATDPETGETGARPVTQLIRTEETKHLNTLSIATPDGTETLTATSEHPFWSASQHAWIAAKDLKPGTTLLTDKGKTVAVNRNAPFTKYVKTYNFTVDDLHTYYVLAGQTPVLVHNTCLNVAQILSELANKRVTTGRLFSNSKEMHAEIEAGGNSPLVQATDAYLRQHGAPINPRVKYYPAAQHVEAQYAMVMREGRTKSATVVMNNKAGVCGDMYGCQGAVAKILPVGYTMEVWYPGAEAAKIIHGEGSAP is encoded by the coding sequence ATGGCTTCTATCAATCCGCAGTTCGAAGGGGCGGGGAGAGTATCTGTGAAACCCGTAATAGGCAGGACAAGTGCGCGAGAGGGAAGGCCGCGGCGTAGACGCCGCAGAGCGCTCGTCATCGTGCCTCTGGCCTTGGCGCTGTCGATCCCGATCGGGCTTACCCCTGTAGCTGCCGAAGGCACACGCGGCCTGGGCCGACCGGACGTGCCCAAGCCTCGGGTCGGCAAGATCCATGAGGGCTCGGGCCCGGGCGCCAAAAAGGCCCGGGAACAGGTTGCGAAGGAACTGCAGGAGAGCACGATCCAGGTGATGCGCGCCCGGGCCGAGCAGCTGCGACCGGCCTGGCCCGCGGCCGGCAATGCCGATGTCACACTATCGGCCGGGCGCACCAAGGTCGCACCCGGCGGCCTGCCCATCACCCTCGCTCCCTCCGGCGCCAGGAACGCTCTCCGGGCGAACGGCAACGCAACGGTCACGGTGCTGGACCAGAAGGTCGCGGACCAACTCGGGATATCCGGAGTTGTGCTGACCGCCGAGGCACAACGAGCCGGCGGGGCCGAGGTGAGCGTCGGCTACGGCGGTTTCGCGTCCGCCATCGGAGGCGGCTGGGCCGGCCGACTCCGGCTAGTGCAACTCCCGGCGTGCTCCCTGACCACGCCGCAGAAGGCCGAGTGCCGGACCCAAACCCCCCTTCCTTCGCGCAACGACCCGAGGAACCAGACGGTCACCTCCCGTGTCGCTCTCGCCCAGAGTACCGACGGAGGGGGCGTCAAACCCCAGCTCGGGTCCTCGGCCTCTGGCGCGACAGTCATGGCCCTGACCGCAGCCGGCGCCGATGGCGCAGCGCCGAACGGCACCGGTGACTACAGCGCGACACCGCTTTCAGCCTCGTCCTCGTGGTCCGCCGGAGGCAGCTCCGGCTCGTTCACCTGGTCGTACGGTTTCACTCTCCCGCCTGCAGCCGCGGGTCCGACCCCTTCCCTGAGTCTCGGCTACGACTCAGGCAGCATCGATGGGCGCACCGCGACCACGAACAACCAGGGAACCTCCATCGGTGAAGGCTTCTCCCTCACCGAGTCCTACATCGAACGCTCGTATGGCAGCTGCGACAAAGACGGACACACGGGTGTGTTCGACCGCTGCTGGAAGTACGACAACGCACGGATCGTGCTGAACGGCAAATCCTCGCGCCTGGTGAAGGCTGACGCGACGAACCCGACTGCCGCCACCAGCGAGTGGAAGCTGGAAAACGACGACGCGTCGAAGGTGACCCGTTCCATCGGCGCCGACAACAAGGATGACAACGGCGAGTACTGGACCGTCATCACCGGCAACGGCACGAAGTACGTATTCGGCCGTGACAAACTCGACGGCGCCACCACCGAGCGCACCAATTCCACCTGGACCACGCCCGTATTCGGCGACGACGCCGGTGAGCCCGGACACGACGCGGGTACCACGTTCGCCGAGCAGTCGGCGACTCAGGCTTGGCGCTGGAACCTCGACTACGTCGAGGACACCCACGGGAACGCCACTACTTACTGGTACACGGCAGAGAAGAACTACTACAAGAAGAACAAGGCCACCAAGGCCGATGCCGAATACGTACGCGGCGGGTACCTGAAGGAGATCAAGTACGGCCTTCGTAAGGGTGCCCTGTTCACGGACGACGCGGACGCCAAGGTGACCTTCGGATACGCCGAGCGCTGCACGGAGGGAGCATGCTCGTCGCTGACGAAGGAGACGGCCGAGACCTGGCCGGACGTGCCCTTCGATGCCATCTGCGCCAGTGGTTCCGCCGAGTGTCTGTCCCAGTCGCCCTCGTTCTTCACCCGCAAGCGGCTGACCGGCATCGACACTCACTCGTGGAACGCGACCACAGGCACCTACGACGCGGTCGACAGTTGGGACCTCGTTCAGGAGTACCAGGACGGAGGCGACATCGGTGACACCTCCGACCACGTCCTCACACTGAAGTCGATCACACAGACCGCAAAAGCCGGGACGACCGCCATCAAGTCGAACCCGCTGGTCTTCACCTACGACATGCGTCCGAACCGCGTGGATGACAACGCCGACCACATCCTGGCTCTGACCCGCCCTCGCATCCGCACGATCGTCTCCGAGACCGGCGGCATCACCACCGTGGAGATGTCCCCTGCGGAGTGCGTACGCAGCCAGGTTCTCACTGCTGCCGAGGACACCAACACCCGGAACTGCTATCCGCAGTACTGGAACATCAATGGCAGTTCCACGGCATCGGTCGACTGGTTCCACAAGTACCGTGTGATCGGCGTCCTCACGTCCGACCTGGCGGGCTGGAACGAGCCCGTCGAGAACCAGTACGTCTACAGCGGCGCTGCCTGGCACTACAACGATGACCCGTTCACGCCGGAGGACGAGCGGACCTGGTCGGACTGGCGCGGATTCCGTGAGGTCACGGTCTACAAGGGTGCGGTCAGAACCGGAGTCAACCGAACCAAGACCGTGTCGCTCTACATGCAGGGCATGCACGACGACAGGAACAAGAACGGCACGACCAAGTCCGTGTCGATCGCCCCGCTCACGCAGCCAGCAATCGGACTCGCCTCGGTGCCGGACACTGACTACTACGCGGGAACGCTGCGCGAGCAGGTGACCTACGACGGTGCAGCTCCGATCTCCGCGACGGCTAACCTGCCCTGGTCGCGCGAAACCGCGCGCCAATCCGCTGTCCCCGACGCCGGCGATCATGTCTCCCGCTTCGTCCGCACCCAGCGCACGACGTCCTACACCTACCTCACCGCATCCAGCTCCTGGCGCTCACGCGCCACGTCGACCGTCTCGTTCGACGACTACGGCATGCCCACCGAGGCTGTCGACCTGGGTGACGAGGACAAGTCGGGCGACGAGGTCTGCACCGAGACCTGGTACGCCCGCAATGCCGAAGCAGGGTTGACCAATCTCGTCTCGCGTGTGCGCACTGTGGGCCTCAACTGCGGGTACAAGGAAGCCGATCTTCAGCTCGCCGCGGCCGACGGCACTCGGTCCAACGTCATGGCCGATACGGCGATCTCCTACGACGACATCGCCTGGTCCACGACGATGAAGCCGGTCAAGGGTCTTCCCACATGGACCGGACGCGCCTCCGCATACGGCACCGGCGGAGCTGTGACGTGGCAGAAGACCAGCGTCACCGCCTACGACACCCTCGGCCGGCCCACCACGGTCACCGACGCGCAGGGAAGCACCATGACCACGGCGTACTCGCCCGTGGACTCAGGTCCGCTGACGAGAACGACCGTCACCAATCCCCTGACGCACAAGGTCACGAGCTATCTCGACCCGCGGCGTGGCCTGGCCCAGCGCACCTACGACGCGAACCTGAAGAAGACCGAGCTCGCGTACGACGCGATGGGTCGTCTGACCGACGTGTGGTTGCCGAACCGCAACCGCAGCACACAGTTGCCCAACACCCAGTACAGGTATTCGCTCAGCAACACCACAGAGTCCTGGGTCTCGACCGCGAGCCTCAAGGCCGACGGGGAAACGTACAACACGAGCTACGCGATCTACGACTCGCTACTGCGACCGCTTCAGACACAGACCCCGACCCCTCAGGGCGGACGTCTCTTGACGGACGCCCGCTACAACACCCTGGGAAGCGTCTACGCCACCTACTCCGACGTCTTCGACACGAACGTACCGGGTTCGAAGTACGCGCGGGCGATGTACGGAGGAGCACCGAAGCAGACCGAGACGGTCTTCGACGGTGCAGGGCGGCCCACGTCCAATGCCCTGTACGTCAAGGGCACGCTGAAGTGGACTACCAGTACCACCTACACCGGCGACTCCACCGCCACCACCGCGCTCGACGGCGGTTCCGCAACGCGTGCGATCACCGACGCCCTCGGCCGGACGATCGAGACCCGTGCGTACGCGGGTCCTAGCCCGGCGGACGCCGAGTACGGGGCAACGCTCGGAAGTTCGTACACCTCGACGGAGTTCGAGTACACCCGTGACGGCAAGCAGTCGAAGATCACGGGGCCGGACGGCGCCGTGTGGAAGTACTTCTACGACCAGTACGGTCGGCAGAAGACCACGGAGGACCCTGATAAGGGTACGACTCGTACCGAGTACGACGGCCTTGACCGGCCGGTGAAGGTGACGACCGGAAGTTCCACGGTCGTCACCGGGTACGACGTTCTCGGCCGTCCGACCAACACCTGGTCGGGCATGGCATCGGACGCCACGCTCCTGACGAGCCGCACCTACGACACCCCTCTCAAGGGTCTTCCCGCCACGTCAACCCGCTACGTCGGAGGCAAGACCGGCAAGGCGTACACCAAGTCGGTCACGGCGTACGACGTCCTCGACCGCCCCGCGACGACCGAGCTGACCCTCCCCGCCACGGACCCGATCACCCCGTCCGTGCCGGGCGGGAAACTCACCTATCAGTCCACATACCGCATCGACGGAAGCGTGGACAGCACCAGCGAGCCCGCTCTGGGCGGTCTGGCGAGCGAGGTCATCGGGTACGGCTACGGCTCCCTCGGCCAGCTCTCGTCCGTGAAGGGCCTCAACGGCTACCTGCAGCAGGCCGACTACTCCGAGACCGGCCAGGTTCTACAGCTCACCCTGGGCAAGGGCGGCGCAGGTGACCGCAACGTCTACGTCACCAACAGGTACGAGGAGGGAACCGACCGCCTGACGCTCAGCCATGTCACGGACCAGACACACCCATACATGCTGCAGCACCTCACCTATGCCTACGACCAGGCCGGCAACGTCACCTCGATCGCCGACCCCACGATCCTCGGCGGCACCACCAAGGCCGAGACCCAGTGCTTCGCCTACGACGGCCACAGCCGCCTGACCGAAGCCTGGACCCCGACCTCCCAGAACTGCGGCGATACGCGCAACGCCAGCGCCCTAGGCGGCCCCGCCCCGTACTGGACGTCGTACACCTACAACACAGCCGGTCAGCGCAAGACGGAGACGCAGCACCTCTCCACAGGCAACACGGCCACGACGTACTGCTACGACCCGGCCAAGCAGCCGCACGCACTGCGCTACACCACCCCGCGCACCACATGCGGCACCGCCGCCGACCCCGCCAAGGACAAGGTCTACGACTACGACACAGCAGGCAACACCACCAAGCGTCCCAGTGACACCGCACAGCAGAACCTGACCTGGTCGCCCGAAGGCCAGCTCACCACACTTACCGAAAGCACCAAGTCGACCGACTACGTGTACGACGCTGACGGCACTCTGCTGATCCGCAACACCAAGGCCGGCGAACGCGTCCTGTACTCCGGCGCGACGGAACTCCACCGCCGCGACAACGGCACCACCTGGGCCCAACGCAGCTACACCGCCGACGGCACCCCAATCGCCGTCCGCACCAACGAAACCGGCACAACGCAGCTTCAGTTCCTCGCAGGCGACCACCACGGCACTCAGAGCCTGGCCATCAGCTCGGATGCCACGCAGAAGCCCACCAAGCGCTACATGACTCCCTTTGGGGCAGAACGCAGCGGCGCGGTCGGCACCTGGCCCACAGACAAGGCCTTCCTCAACAAGACCGCCGACAAGACCACCGGCCTTACGCACGTCGGGGCTCGCCAGTACGACCCGAAAATCGGCCAGTTCATCAGCGTCGACCCCATCCTCTCAACCGACCAACACCAATCCCTCAACGGCTATAGCTACGCCAACCAGCACCCCACCACCTCCTCGGACCCCACCGGCCTCAGAGAGATCTGCGGGGCATCCGGAAACTCCTGCACCCCGAGCGGAGTGGAACTCACAGGCACAGTCCCGGGGGATGTGCAGAAGCCCTCACAGGGCGGCAGCACTGACGTTGGGACTGTGACAGCCGGGGCAGGAGAAGCATCTGGAACAGCCAGCTCCGGTGGCGGAGGTGGTGGCGGTGGCGGCGGCGGTTCCAATCGTGCTGCCCCTGCGGAAAGCTACGACCTCTCCTGGTCAAATCCATTCAGCGAGGCTTTCTGGGGCACGATCAGCATCGCTGCCCACACATCATCACTATTTGGAGTGCTTGGCGACTCCGACTGCTGGAACGGCGGAGCAGGTGCCCCAGGCTGCGACTACGGCGCCAGCTTCGACCAGTGGGTCCTCGAGCAAGGCGTTGACTCGACATCCGACTGGTACCAAGTACCGGGCTTCGTCGGAGAAATGATCGCGCACGGCCGCGCCGGCGGCGGGGCAGGAACGACGCCCCGCAAGACAACGCCGCTGCCCGGCGGCAACTGCTTCCTCGCCGGCACGCTCGTCCTCATGGGCGACGGCAGCACAAAGGAGATCCAGGACGTCGAGATCGGCGACGAGGTCCTGGCAACGGATCCCGAAACCGGAGAAACGGGTGCCCGCCCCGTCACTCAGCTGATCCGCACCGAGGAAACCAAGCACCTCAACACACTCTCCATCGCCACCCCCGACGGCACCGAGACCCTCACAGCAACCTCCGAACACCCCTTCTGGTCAGCCTCGCAGCACGCTTGGATCGCCGCGAAGGACCTGAAGCCAGGCACGACCCTGCTCACCGACAAGGGCAAGACCGTTGCCGTCAACAGAAACGCTCCATTCACGAAGTACGTGAAGACGTACAACTTCACCGTTGACGATCTACACACGTACTACGTGCTGGCCGGCCAGACCCCAGTCCTCGTCCACAACACCTGCCTCAATGTTGCTCAGATATTGAGCGAACTCGCGAACAAGCGCGTCACGACGGGGCGCCTGTTTAGCAACTCAAAGGAAATGCACGCTGAGATTGAGGCCGGAGGAAACAGTCCTCTGGTTCAAGCGACCGACGCGTACTTGAGGCAGCACGGAGCACCCATCAACCCAAGGGTGAAGTATTACCCGGCAGCGCAGCACGTCGAAGCGCAATACGCCATGGTAATGCGCGAAGGGAGAACGAAATCAGCCACTGTGGTCATGAACAATAAAGCGGGCGTGTGTGGCGACATGTACGGCTGTCAAGGGGCAGTTGCCAAGATCCTTCCCGTCGGTTACACAATGGAGGTCTGGTATCCTGGCGCGGAGGCTGCGAAGATAATACATGGAGAGGGATCGGCGCCATGA
- a CDS encoding Imm1 family immunity protein, producing MILNAIIHGRYQYADDWNGKSALITEVLENLQHEDRSGPWISAGETASFMFAERRHSETVRDWWPDNCLQVAVNSESGYGGLVWSANQDRITRDEISEHIWVSDNPNPPDFDPRVVSDPGVPYFFDPRSTLPVNQIRAALEEFCRNESGNRPECVAWVHGELNGERHS from the coding sequence ATGATCCTTAACGCAATAATCCACGGGCGATACCAGTACGCCGATGATTGGAACGGGAAATCTGCACTAATCACGGAGGTCCTGGAGAATCTTCAGCATGAGGACCGTAGTGGGCCATGGATCAGCGCCGGAGAGACCGCGTCGTTCATGTTCGCCGAACGGCGCCACTCGGAGACGGTGCGCGACTGGTGGCCCGACAACTGCCTTCAGGTTGCGGTAAATTCGGAGTCTGGATACGGCGGTCTGGTTTGGTCTGCAAATCAGGACCGGATCACGAGGGACGAGATCTCCGAACACATCTGGGTCTCCGATAATCCGAATCCTCCAGATTTCGATCCGCGCGTGGTATCAGATCCTGGCGTCCCGTACTTCTTCGACCCAAGAAGCACCCTCCCTGTCAACCAGATCCGAGCAGCGCTTGAGGAATTCTGCCGGAATGAATCAGGCAATCGCCCCGAGTGCGTAGCGTGGGTCCACGGAGAATTGAATGGCGAGCGCCATTCATAG
- a CDS encoding YihY/virulence factor BrkB family protein, whose protein sequence is MQAASETPERPDRRPWSRLHRARVLYRNVSKRKMAWLLLKDTVNSCIEYRILGLAAEAAFFTLLSLPPLLLGLIAVLGYADDLTNTDTVASIRENILHAAGTVLSDRGVHEIAEPLLNDITQGKRPELISLGFAIALWSGSRAVNVFIDTITVMYGLDGHRGIVKTRLLALLLYIVALLIGAVVLPLAVVGPDRVVELVPWGTEVVAVLYWPAVILLSIAFLTTLYHVSVPVRSPWIEDIPGALVALGMWVLGSFVLRIYLTSQVEGPTIYGSLAAPIAVLLWIGISAFAVLVGAAVNAAIDRVWPSVATAAAREANERARAVQAAELVARVRAEADDVDEDDPDMPSEFPERWSRFLPPDDVKSRLHSGWEKD, encoded by the coding sequence GTGCAGGCAGCAAGCGAAACACCCGAACGGCCCGATCGGCGGCCCTGGAGCAGGCTCCACCGCGCGCGCGTCCTCTACCGCAACGTATCGAAGCGGAAGATGGCCTGGCTGCTCCTCAAGGACACCGTCAACTCGTGCATCGAGTACCGGATCCTCGGCCTCGCCGCCGAGGCCGCGTTCTTCACCCTGCTGTCCCTGCCACCGCTGCTGCTCGGCCTGATCGCGGTCCTCGGCTACGCCGACGACCTGACCAACACCGACACCGTGGCCAGCATCAGGGAGAACATCCTCCACGCGGCCGGCACGGTCCTGTCCGACCGGGGCGTCCACGAGATCGCCGAACCCCTCCTGAACGACATCACCCAGGGCAAACGGCCCGAGCTGATCTCCCTCGGCTTCGCCATCGCCCTCTGGTCCGGATCGCGCGCGGTGAACGTCTTCATCGACACCATCACCGTCATGTACGGCCTCGACGGGCACCGGGGCATCGTCAAGACCCGGCTCCTCGCCCTGCTGCTCTACATCGTGGCGCTGCTCATCGGCGCCGTCGTCCTGCCGCTGGCGGTGGTCGGGCCCGACCGGGTCGTCGAACTCGTGCCCTGGGGTACGGAGGTGGTCGCCGTCCTCTACTGGCCGGCCGTCATCCTGCTGTCCATCGCCTTCCTCACCACGCTCTACCACGTGTCCGTACCCGTCAGATCGCCGTGGATCGAGGACATCCCCGGCGCCCTCGTCGCGCTCGGCATGTGGGTCCTCGGCAGCTTCGTGCTGCGGATCTACCTCACCAGCCAGGTCGAGGGCCCGACGATCTACGGCTCGCTCGCCGCCCCCATCGCCGTCCTCCTCTGGATCGGCATCTCGGCCTTCGCGGTCCTGGTCGGCGCCGCCGTGAACGCCGCCATCGACCGGGTCTGGCCCTCCGTCGCCACCGCCGCCGCCCGCGAGGCCAACGAACGGGCCCGCGCCGTCCAGGCCGCCGAGCTCGTCGCCCGCGTGCGGGCCGAGGCGGACGACGTCGACGAGGACGACCCCGACATGCCCTCCGAGTTCCCCGAGCGCTGGTCGAGGTTCCTGCCCCCGGACGACGTGAAGTCCCGCCTCCACTCCGGCTGGGAGAAGGACTGA
- a CDS encoding VOC family protein produces MDRTSRITPQLDLIGLVVSDMAASLAFYRRLGLDVPDSAGSAPHVEATLPGGLRIAWDTEDVVRSFDPDWTRPEGGHRIELAFQCGTPGDVDAVYEELTAAGYRGHLKPWDAVWGQRYAVVLDPDGSGVSLFADAGAAPGTATDAV; encoded by the coding sequence ATGGACAGGACATCCCGCATCACCCCGCAGCTGGACCTCATCGGTCTCGTCGTCTCCGACATGGCCGCCTCGCTCGCGTTCTACCGTCGTCTCGGTCTGGACGTCCCCGACTCCGCCGGGTCCGCCCCGCACGTGGAGGCGACGCTTCCCGGCGGGCTGCGGATCGCCTGGGACACAGAGGACGTCGTCCGTTCCTTCGATCCCGACTGGACGCGGCCCGAGGGCGGCCACCGGATCGAGCTCGCCTTCCAGTGCGGTACGCCGGGGGACGTGGACGCGGTGTACGAGGAACTGACGGCCGCCGGGTACCGGGGGCACCTGAAGCCCTGGGACGCCGTCTGGGGCCAGCGTTACGCGGTGGTCCTCGACCCGGACGGCAGCGGCGTCTCGCTGTTCGCCGACGCCGGCGCCGCTCCCGGTACGGCCACCGACGCCGTGTAG
- a CDS encoding helix-turn-helix domain-containing protein — protein sequence MYEERPALLDGAVLWTRTAAGPTAGATGTATAERPVLPDGCMDLIWADGHLLVAGPDTRAYVPGEFATRYAGIRFAPGDAPAFLGVPAHELRDRRVPLAALWGETEARRLGERIEAASDPAAALDAFVRGRAAHAPDPDPLLRAVVARLAAGRAVEETAGAVGLGARQLHRRSLDAFGYGPKTLARVLRLQRALALVRDGVPYAEAALRAGCADQAHLARETRALAGTTLSAYTASVAVPGAAPASANSETPLPSGSRTTA from the coding sequence GTGTACGAGGAACGCCCCGCCCTGCTCGACGGAGCCGTCCTGTGGACCCGGACCGCCGCCGGCCCCACGGCCGGCGCCACCGGCACCGCCACGGCGGAACGGCCGGTCCTGCCCGACGGCTGCATGGACCTGATCTGGGCCGACGGACACCTCCTCGTCGCCGGACCCGACACACGCGCGTACGTGCCGGGCGAATTCGCCACGCGGTACGCGGGCATCCGCTTCGCCCCCGGTGACGCGCCCGCCTTCCTCGGCGTACCCGCCCACGAACTCCGCGACCGGCGGGTTCCCCTCGCCGCGCTGTGGGGCGAGACGGAGGCGCGGAGGCTCGGCGAGCGGATCGAGGCGGCCTCGGATCCGGCCGCAGCACTGGACGCGTTCGTACGGGGCCGGGCCGCCCACGCGCCCGACCCCGACCCGCTGCTCCGGGCCGTGGTGGCCCGGCTCGCCGCCGGGCGGGCGGTCGAGGAGACGGCCGGGGCCGTCGGGCTCGGCGCCCGGCAACTGCACCGGCGTTCCCTGGACGCCTTCGGCTACGGCCCCAAGACCCTCGCCCGCGTCCTCCGCCTCCAGCGCGCGCTCGCGCTCGTCCGGGACGGCGTGCCGTACGCGGAGGCGGCGCTGCGCGCGGGCTGCGCCGACCAGGCCCACCTCGCGCGCGAGACACGGGCACTCGCGGGGACCACCCTGAGCGCCTACACGGCGTCGGTGGCCGTACCGGGAGCGGCGCCGGCGTCGGCGAACAGCGAGACGCCGCTGCCGTCCGGGTCGAGGACCACCGCGTAA